The following proteins come from a genomic window of Frankia casuarinae:
- the gatB gene encoding Asp-tRNA(Asn)/Glu-tRNA(Gln) amidotransferase subunit GatB: protein MSTVAPAGALPSYSDVLARYEPVIGLETHVELGTASKMFCGCATAFGAEPNTQVCPVCLGLPGSLPVVNEAAVRFAVMIGLALHCEIASWCRFARKNYFYPDMPKNFQISQYDEPLCTNGWLDVEVEGEVHRVGITRVHMEEDTGKSLHVGGATGRIHGATHSLVDYNRAGIPLVEIVTEPDVRSPEVARAYVDELRELIRALGVSDVRMEQGSLRCDANVSLRPRPAPGDPDAPFGTRSETKNLNSLRSVERAVRYETTRQAALLDDGQRIIQETRHFDEASGRTSSGRSKEEATDYRYFPEPDLTPLALPAEYVERLRAGLPELPAARRARLIAEHGYTARDLQDLRNAAVLDLVEETIAAGAAPATARKWWLNELARRASDAGLQPRDLKITPTDVARITALVAAGELTDALARKVIDGVLAGEGTPDEVIAGRGLAIVADDSALTAAVDAALLGAPDIAEKVRGGKVNAVGPLVGAVMKAMKGQADAAAVRRLLLERLGVS, encoded by the coding sequence GTGAGCACAGTGGCTCCCGCCGGCGCGCTGCCGTCCTACTCCGACGTTCTGGCCCGCTACGAGCCGGTGATCGGATTGGAGACGCACGTCGAACTCGGCACCGCTTCCAAGATGTTCTGCGGCTGCGCGACGGCCTTCGGTGCCGAGCCCAACACGCAGGTCTGCCCGGTGTGCCTCGGGCTGCCGGGTTCCCTGCCGGTGGTGAACGAGGCGGCGGTGCGCTTCGCGGTCATGATCGGACTCGCGTTGCACTGTGAGATCGCGTCGTGGTGCCGGTTCGCGCGCAAGAACTACTTCTATCCCGACATGCCGAAGAACTTCCAGATCAGCCAGTACGACGAGCCGCTGTGCACGAACGGCTGGCTCGACGTGGAGGTCGAGGGCGAGGTGCACCGGGTGGGCATCACCCGGGTGCACATGGAGGAGGACACCGGCAAGTCGCTGCACGTCGGCGGCGCCACCGGCCGCATCCACGGCGCCACCCACTCGCTGGTCGACTACAACCGGGCCGGCATCCCGCTCGTGGAGATCGTGACTGAACCGGACGTGCGTTCCCCCGAGGTGGCCCGGGCCTACGTGGACGAGTTGCGGGAGCTGATCCGGGCGCTCGGGGTCTCCGACGTCCGGATGGAGCAGGGATCGCTGCGCTGCGACGCCAACGTCTCGCTGCGCCCGCGGCCGGCGCCCGGCGACCCGGACGCTCCCTTCGGCACCCGCAGCGAGACGAAGAACCTCAACTCGCTGCGGTCGGTGGAACGCGCGGTGCGTTACGAGACCACCCGGCAGGCCGCGTTGCTCGACGACGGCCAGCGCATCATCCAGGAGACCCGCCACTTCGACGAGGCGTCGGGCCGCACCTCGTCGGGTCGCTCCAAGGAGGAGGCCACCGACTACCGGTACTTCCCGGAGCCTGACCTCACCCCGTTGGCCCTGCCCGCGGAATACGTCGAGCGGCTGCGGGCCGGCCTGCCGGAGTTGCCCGCGGCGCGCCGGGCCCGGCTGATCGCCGAGCACGGCTACACCGCGCGGGACCTGCAGGACCTGCGCAATGCCGCGGTCCTCGACCTGGTCGAGGAGACCATCGCCGCCGGCGCGGCCCCGGCGACCGCCCGCAAGTGGTGGCTCAACGAGCTGGCCAGGCGCGCCTCGGACGCCGGTCTCCAGCCTCGCGATCTTAAGATCACCCCGACCGACGTCGCCCGGATCACCGCGCTGGTGGCCGCGGGCGAGCTCACCGACGCGCTGGCCCGCAAGGTCATCGACGGGGTGCTCGCCGGTGAGGGCACGCCCGACGAGGTGATCGCCGGCCGTGGGCTGGCGATCGTCGCGGACGACAGCGCGCTCACCGCGGCCGTCGACGCGGCGCTCCTCGGTGCCCCCGACATCGCCGAGAAGGTCCGCGGTGGCAAGGTGAACGCCGTCGGTCCGCTGGTGGGCGCGGTGATGAAGGCGATGAAGGGCCAGGCGGACGCGGCGGCCGTGCGGCGACTGCTGCTGGAGCGCCTCGGCGTCTCCTGA